From a single Columba livia isolate bColLiv1 breed racing homer chromosome 15, bColLiv1.pat.W.v2, whole genome shotgun sequence genomic region:
- the LOC102090851 gene encoding hemoglobin subunit alpha-A gives MVLSANDKSNVKAVFGKIGGQAGDLGGEALERLFITYPQTKTYFPHFDLSHGSAQIKGHGKKVAEALVEAANHIDDIAGALSKLSDLHAQKLRVDPVNFKLLGHCFLVVVAVHFPSLLTPEVHASLDKFVCAVGTVLTAKYR, from the exons ATGGTGCTGTCTGCCAACGACAAGAGCAACGTGAAGGCCGTCTTCGGCAAAATCGGCGGCCAGGCCGGTGACTTGGGTGGTGAAGCCCTGGAGAG GTTGTTCATCACCTACCCCCAGACCAAGACCTACTTCCCCCACTTCGACCTGTCACATGGCTCCGCTCAGATCAAGGGGCACGGCAAGAAGGTGGCGGAGGCACTGGTTGAGGCTGCCAACCACATCGATGACATCGCTGGTGCCCTCTCCAAGCTGAGCGACCTCCACGCCCAAAAGCTCCGTGTGGACCCCGTCAACTTCAAA cTGCTGGGTCACTGCTTCCTGGTGGTCGTGGCCGTCCACTTCCCCTCTCTCCTGACCCCGGAGGTCCATGCTTCCCTGGACAAGTTCGTGTGTGCCGTGGGCACCGTCCTTACTGCCAAGTACCGTTAA
- the HBAD gene encoding hemoglobin subunit alpha-D, producing MLTDSDKKLVLQVWEKVIRHPDCGAEALERLFTTYPQTKTYFPHFDLHHGSDQVRNHGKKVLAALGNAVKSLGNLSQALSDLSDLHAYNLRVDPVNFKLLAQCFHVVLATHLGNDYTPEAHAAFDKFLSAVCTVLAEKYR from the exons ATGCTGACCGACTCTGACAAGAAGCTGGTCCTGCAGGTGTGGGAGAAGGTGATCCGCCACCCAGACTGTGGAGCCGAGGCCCTGGAGAG GCTGTTCACCACCTACCCCCAGACCAAGACCTACTTCCCCCACTTCGACTTGCACCATGGCTCCGACCAGGTCCGCAACCACGGCAAGAAGGTGTTGGCCGCCTTGGGCAACGCTGTCAAGAGCCTGGGCAACCTCAGCCAAGCCCTGTCTGACCTCAGCGACCTGCATGCCTACAACCTGCGTGTCGACCCTGTCAACTTCAAG cTGCTGGCGCAGTGCTTCCACGTGGTGCTGGCCACACACCTGGGCAACGACTACACCCCGGAGGCACATGCTGCCTTCGACAAGTTCCTGTCGGCTGTGTGCACCGTGCTGGCCGAGAAGTACAGATAA
- the LOC102090486 gene encoding hemoglobin subunit pi: protein MTLTQAEKAAVVTIWAKVATQADAIGAESLERLFCSYPATKTYFPHFDLSQGSAQLRGHGSKVMNAIGEAVKHIGDIRGALAKLSELHAYILRVDPVNFKLLSHCILCSVAAHYPTDFTPEVHAAWDKFLSSVSSVLTEKYR, encoded by the exons ATGACGCTGACTCAAGCCGAGAAAGCCGCCGTGGTCACCATCTGGGCAAAGGTGGCTACCCAAGCCGATGCCATTGGGGCAGAATCACTGGAAAG GCTGTTCTGCAGCTACCCCGCAACGAAAACCTACTTCCCTCACTTTGATCTCAGCCAAGGCTCAGCTCAGCTTCGTGGTCATGGCTCCAAGGTCATGAATGCCATCGGGGAAGCTGTGAAGCACATTGGTGACATCAGAGGCGCTTTGGCCAAACTCAGCGAGCTGCATGCTTACATCCTCAGGGTGGACCCCGTGAACTTCAAG CTGCTTTCCCACTGTATCCTGTGCTCCGTGGCTGCCCACTATCCCACTGACTTCACCCCAGAAGTTCATGCTGCATGGGACAAGTTCCTGTCCAGTGTCTCCTCTGTCCTGACTGAGAAGTACAGATAA